The following proteins are encoded in a genomic region of Actinomadura sp. NAK00032:
- a CDS encoding NAD(P)-dependent oxidoreductase: MDANIGFIGLGVMGRPMALNLARAGVPLVVWNRGAAASEALRAAGAEVASGPAEVCRRADVVLLMLADGPAMDAVLRRGTPGFAAAVTGRVIVHMGTTSPGYSRDLAADVAAAGGRYVEAPVSGSRGPAETGDLVALVAGETADVGAVSPLLTPMCRQVFACGPVPGALLMKLAVNLYLITMVTGLAEAFHFADRYGLDRRLLRDVLDAGPMASAVSRAKARKLLDGDFTVQASITNVLDNNRLIAEAARHAGIASPVLDACHALYRESEEQGHGPSDMAAVVHAIASRTAGTAGSAAVTASPDRGRPAPGERTPPSPAARPAGTRSPAPGPRGSAR, translated from the coding sequence GTGGACGCGAACATCGGCTTCATCGGACTCGGCGTCATGGGGCGCCCCATGGCGCTCAACCTCGCCCGCGCCGGGGTCCCCCTCGTCGTCTGGAACCGCGGCGCCGCCGCGAGCGAGGCACTGCGGGCGGCGGGCGCGGAGGTGGCGTCCGGCCCCGCCGAGGTGTGTCGGCGCGCGGACGTGGTCCTGCTCATGCTGGCCGACGGGCCCGCGATGGACGCCGTCCTCAGGCGCGGCACCCCCGGCTTCGCCGCCGCCGTCACGGGACGCGTGATCGTCCACATGGGCACCACGTCACCGGGCTACTCCCGCGACTTGGCGGCCGACGTCGCGGCGGCGGGCGGCCGGTACGTCGAGGCGCCGGTGTCCGGGTCGCGCGGGCCCGCCGAGACCGGCGACCTGGTCGCGCTGGTGGCCGGCGAGACCGCCGACGTCGGGGCGGTCAGCCCGCTGCTCACCCCGATGTGCCGGCAGGTGTTCGCCTGCGGGCCGGTGCCCGGGGCGCTGCTGATGAAGCTCGCCGTCAACCTGTACCTGATCACGATGGTCACCGGCCTGGCCGAGGCGTTCCACTTCGCCGACCGGTACGGGCTCGACCGGCGGCTGCTGCGGGACGTCCTCGACGCGGGCCCGATGGCCAGCGCGGTCTCCCGCGCGAAGGCGCGCAAGCTCCTCGACGGCGACTTCACCGTCCAGGCGTCCATCACCAACGTGCTGGACAACAACCGCCTCATCGCGGAGGCCGCCCGGCACGCCGGCATCGCCTCGCCCGTCCTGGACGCCTGCCATGCCCTGTACCGCGAGAGCGAGGAGCAGGGGCACGGGCCGTCCGACATGGCCGCGGTCGTGCACGCGATCGCGTCCCGGACGGCCGGGACGGCCGGGAGCGCGGCGGTCACGGCCAGTCCGGATCGGGGCCGTCCAGCTCCAGGCGAGCGAACGCCGCCGTCTCCAGCAGCCCGGCCAGCCGGAACTCGATCTCCCGCTCCGGGGCCTCGCGGATCAGCGCGCTGA
- a CDS encoding TetR/AcrR family transcriptional regulator produces the protein MDDRGPRERMVFSAAQLIRRDGVAATGMREVAARAGAPRGSLQHYFPGGKEQLVNEAVEWAGRYAAARVDRFVASMSRPTPGGLFAAMVRQWTDEFRAQGSMGGCPVAAATVDCADSVASARTATAAAFAEWRRPIARELTAMGVPSRKAAGLATLMVSALEGAILMARAEQSVRPLTTVARELGPFLDSCVERGSSQDAV, from the coding sequence ATGGACGATCGAGGCCCTCGCGAGCGGATGGTCTTCAGCGCCGCGCAGCTCATCCGCCGGGACGGCGTCGCCGCCACCGGGATGCGCGAGGTCGCCGCCCGCGCCGGCGCGCCGCGCGGCTCGCTGCAGCACTACTTTCCGGGCGGCAAGGAGCAACTCGTCAACGAGGCCGTCGAGTGGGCCGGCCGGTACGCCGCCGCGCGCGTCGACCGGTTCGTGGCGTCGATGTCCCGGCCCACCCCCGGCGGGCTGTTCGCGGCGATGGTGCGCCAGTGGACGGACGAGTTCCGGGCGCAGGGCTCCATGGGCGGCTGCCCGGTCGCGGCGGCGACGGTCGACTGCGCGGACTCGGTCGCGTCCGCCCGGACCGCGACAGCCGCCGCGTTCGCCGAGTGGCGCCGCCCCATCGCCCGGGAGCTGACGGCGATGGGGGTGCCGTCCCGCAAGGCCGCCGGGCTCGCGACGCTCATGGTCAGCGCGCTGGAGGGCGCGATCCTGATGGCGAGGGCCGAGCAGAGCGTCCGTCCCCTGACGACCGTCGCCCGCGAACTGGGCCCCTTCCTCGACTCCTGCGTCGAACGCGGCTCAAGCCAGGACGCGGTCTAG
- a CDS encoding LysE family translocator, with amino-acid sequence MAAGSVLAFWTIALLLIAVPGPDWAFTIGAGLRGRSVLPAVGGLVAGYAAITLVVAAGVGALVASSSAALTALTLVGGAYLVWHGATTFARPAVAGADSEAGTGRRAFLRGMGVSGLNPKGLLIFLALLPQFTDPDDSWPIAAQIGVLGLTFMATCWVWYLCLGTLTRTVLKGAPGKTRLISRLSGAAMVGLGAYLVLDRVLA; translated from the coding sequence ATGGCGGCCGGTTCCGTACTCGCCTTCTGGACGATCGCCTTACTGCTCATCGCCGTGCCGGGCCCGGACTGGGCGTTCACCATCGGCGCGGGCCTGCGCGGCCGCTCCGTCCTCCCGGCGGTGGGCGGCCTGGTCGCCGGCTACGCCGCCATCACCCTCGTCGTCGCGGCGGGCGTCGGCGCCCTGGTCGCGAGCTCGTCGGCCGCGCTGACCGCCCTGACCCTCGTCGGCGGCGCCTACCTCGTCTGGCATGGCGCGACGACCTTCGCCCGCCCGGCCGTGGCCGGTGCCGACTCCGAGGCCGGCACCGGGCGGCGCGCGTTCCTGCGCGGCATGGGCGTCAGCGGGCTCAACCCCAAGGGGCTGCTCATCTTCCTGGCCCTCCTGCCCCAGTTCACCGATCCCGACGACAGTTGGCCCATCGCCGCGCAGATCGGCGTTCTCGGGCTCACTTTCATGGCCACCTGCTGGGTCTGGTACCTCTGCCTGGGCACCCTCACCCGGACCGTCCTGAAAGGGGCGCCCGGCAAGACCCGCCTGATCAGCCGCCTGTCCGGCGCCGCCATGGTCGGGCTGGGGGCTTACCTCGTCCTAGACCGCGTCCTGGCTTGA
- a CDS encoding Lrp/AsnC family transcriptional regulator, translating into MDAIDRKILAVLQEDGRLTITDLAARVGLSVSPCHRRLRELERNGTIRGYRAVVDATALGLTFQALVFVTMRQEDRETLLGFEAAVAQVPEVVQAQRLFGDPDYLLRIVTADLTAYQELEDDVLSALPGVQRLNSTLVMKHVVDERPLPT; encoded by the coding sequence ATGGACGCGATCGACCGGAAGATCCTTGCCGTGCTCCAGGAAGACGGCAGGCTCACGATCACGGATCTGGCCGCACGGGTCGGATTGAGCGTCTCGCCCTGCCACCGGCGGCTGCGGGAACTGGAACGCAACGGAACCATTCGCGGCTACCGGGCGGTCGTCGACGCCACCGCCCTCGGGTTGACGTTCCAGGCGCTCGTGTTCGTCACCATGCGGCAGGAGGACAGGGAAACGCTGCTCGGCTTCGAGGCCGCAGTGGCACAGGTACCGGAGGTCGTGCAGGCGCAGCGGCTGTTCGGCGATCCCGACTACCTGCTGCGGATCGTCACGGCCGACCTGACCGCCTACCAGGAGCTGGAGGACGACGTGCTGTCCGCGCTGCCCGGCGTGCAGCGGCTGAACTCCACGCTCGTCATGAAGCACGTCGTGGACGAACGGCCGCTGCCCACCTGA
- a CDS encoding carbohydrate-binding protein yields the protein MQRRTLLACAVLAAFTAVPAAAGAAASTVKPPAAPNPDAPKRGVVAGARPVVPSARNAEAAERFRGLHRARLRREQIHHFWGVEPAAGTHDGFMASQSVDTSYRVSNGADFTYTPTIKAAGSCMEITTVYSQAVGNEIWAWDWCGGNGPRKEVAMDADFLQTYTRPVNGHPAYSVQLVRTNAATNAWSAYLYNQTTGSWNLFYSKAGTDTSSLTYGWDIFEIYASRDPRTGNAYYCADAKGVVFESSGIQLRQNGVWRLASPSDSPWQPTATPDPDDYLCPSLQFVRAGANDHWIVRQ from the coding sequence ATGCAGCGTCGCACCTTGCTCGCCTGCGCCGTCCTCGCCGCCTTCACCGCCGTTCCGGCCGCCGCCGGCGCCGCCGCCTCCACCGTGAAACCGCCCGCAGCGCCGAACCCGGACGCGCCGAAGCGCGGCGTGGTGGCGGGTGCGCGGCCGGTCGTCCCGTCCGCCCGCAATGCCGAGGCCGCCGAGAGGTTCCGCGGTCTGCACCGCGCCCGGCTGCGCCGCGAGCAGATCCATCATTTCTGGGGCGTCGAGCCCGCCGCCGGGACGCACGACGGGTTCATGGCCAGCCAGAGCGTCGACACGAGCTACCGGGTGTCGAACGGCGCCGACTTCACCTACACGCCCACCATCAAGGCCGCCGGGTCGTGCATGGAGATCACGACGGTGTATTCACAGGCCGTCGGGAACGAGATCTGGGCGTGGGACTGGTGCGGCGGCAACGGGCCCCGCAAGGAGGTCGCGATGGACGCCGACTTCCTCCAGACCTACACCCGGCCCGTGAACGGCCACCCGGCCTACAGCGTCCAGCTCGTCCGGACGAACGCGGCCACCAATGCCTGGTCGGCCTATCTCTACAACCAGACGACCGGCAGCTGGAATCTCTTCTACAGCAAGGCCGGCACCGATACGAGCAGTCTCACCTACGGCTGGGACATCTTCGAGATTTACGCGTCCCGTGACCCGCGTACCGGCAACGCCTACTACTGCGCCGACGCGAAGGGCGTCGTCTTCGAGAGCAGTGGCATCCAGCTCCGCCAGAATGGCGTGTGGCGGCTGGCCTCGCCGTCCGACTCGCCCTGGCAGCCGACGGCGACTCCCGATCCGGACGACTACCTGTGCCCGTCCTTGCAATTCGTGCGGGCCGGCGCGAACGACCACTGGATCGTCCGCCAGTAG
- a CDS encoding class F sortase: MPELPASAIGRRAAGAATGALLIGLLLSGCGGGDGDTASPGTPEPAATQSTGATTPASNVHPLTQSLPTKISIPKIGVTAPVGSIGLRPDGRVEEPPLSKPNLTGWYDEGVTPGEVGPSVILGHVDANGKPAVFARLKDLKPGDKISVSRKDGSTATFAVQQAQRVDKDAFPHEKVFGEALDHASLRLVTCGGAFDKKIGHYKDNLIVYAKLISS, translated from the coding sequence TTGCCGGAACTGCCTGCTTCGGCCATCGGTCGCCGCGCCGCCGGCGCGGCGACCGGTGCGCTGCTCATCGGACTGCTGCTCAGCGGCTGCGGCGGCGGGGACGGCGACACCGCGTCGCCCGGCACCCCGGAGCCCGCGGCGACGCAGTCGACGGGCGCGACCACGCCCGCGTCGAACGTCCACCCGCTGACCCAGTCCCTGCCGACGAAGATCTCCATCCCGAAGATCGGCGTGACGGCCCCGGTGGGCTCGATCGGGCTGCGGCCCGACGGGCGCGTCGAGGAGCCGCCGCTGAGCAAGCCGAACCTCACGGGCTGGTACGACGAGGGCGTCACCCCGGGCGAGGTCGGCCCGTCGGTGATCCTCGGCCACGTCGACGCCAACGGCAAGCCGGCGGTGTTCGCCCGGCTGAAGGACCTGAAGCCCGGCGACAAGATCTCGGTGTCCCGCAAGGACGGGTCCACCGCGACGTTCGCCGTCCAGCAGGCCCAGCGCGTCGACAAGGACGCCTTCCCGCACGAGAAGGTGTTCGGTGAGGCGCTCGACCACGCGTCCCTCCGACTGGTCACCTGCGGCGGCGCCTTCGACAAGAAGATCGGCCACTACAAGGACAACCTGATCGTCTACGCCAAGCTGATCAGCTCCTGA
- a CDS encoding response regulator transcription factor has product MTAPIRVLVADDQALLRGSFSALIEATPDLTVVGEAATGAEAVDLARVHRPDVVLMDVRMPHMDGIEATRLINQDADTAGVRVLMLTMFDLDAHVFSALRAGAAGFLLKDTPPADLLNAVRVVAAGEALLAPTVTRRLIAEFARLPQPERPLPRTLDGVTDREREVLILVARGLSNTEIAGHLHLSLATVKTYIGRLLTKLGARDRAQLVIIAYESGLITTR; this is encoded by the coding sequence GTGACCGCACCGATCCGCGTCCTGGTGGCCGACGACCAAGCCTTGCTGCGCGGTAGCTTCAGCGCGCTCATCGAGGCCACCCCCGACCTCACGGTGGTCGGCGAGGCCGCCACCGGGGCCGAGGCCGTCGACCTGGCCCGCGTCCACCGGCCCGACGTCGTCCTGATGGACGTGCGGATGCCCCACATGGACGGCATCGAGGCCACCCGCCTGATCAACCAGGACGCCGACACCGCGGGCGTCCGGGTGCTCATGCTGACCATGTTCGACCTGGACGCGCACGTCTTCTCGGCCCTGCGCGCCGGCGCCGCCGGCTTCCTCCTCAAGGACACCCCGCCGGCCGACCTCCTGAACGCCGTCCGCGTCGTCGCCGCGGGCGAGGCGCTGCTGGCGCCCACCGTGACCCGCCGCCTCATCGCCGAGTTCGCCCGCCTGCCCCAGCCCGAACGCCCGCTCCCGCGCACCCTCGACGGCGTCACCGACCGGGAACGCGAAGTCCTCATCCTGGTCGCCCGCGGCCTGTCCAACACCGAGATCGCCGGGCACCTGCACCTGAGCCTCGCCACGGTGAAGACCTACATCGGCCGCCTGCTCACCAAACTGGGCGCCCGCGACCGCGCCCAACTAGTGATCATCGCCTACGAGTCCGGCCTCATCACCACCCGCTGA
- a CDS encoding sensor histidine kinase: protein MDEADFEADQAHLLRRGRLRALDVLLAVVLVAVIVVVAGNMLKDRPDFTLPFLASCLVGVGLGVLVAVRRLWPRRALTAAVALSCVATVAGVLWDPFAAPALVLCTVASVEHPRRSARALGGCVAAVTAAAVLGEVVHSRYGLAVAAGWTAAAWVLLGCGWLVGHLLRRRRWNAACLAEQRGHRILADERLRIARELHDVVTHGMGMIAVKAGVANHIAETRPDEAREALQVIETTSRDALAEMRRLLDMLRHDVPGTDLTQPGIDGLQDLAQQVRAAGVEVELAVSAKHALPEALQLTVYRIVQEALTNVVKHAAPTRCQAAVDVTARQVSIQVADDGTGRPPLKPAPGGHGLVGMRERVAMYGGTFSAGPRAGGGFAVAATLPHGGDR, encoded by the coding sequence GTGGACGAAGCCGACTTCGAGGCCGATCAGGCGCACCTGCTGCGCCGGGGCCGCCTCCGCGCCCTCGACGTGCTCCTGGCGGTCGTGCTGGTCGCGGTGATCGTGGTCGTCGCCGGGAACATGCTCAAGGATCGGCCGGACTTCACGCTGCCCTTCCTGGCGTCCTGCCTGGTAGGGGTCGGGTTGGGGGTGCTGGTCGCGGTGCGGCGGCTGTGGCCCCGGCGTGCGCTGACGGCCGCCGTGGCGCTCTCGTGCGTCGCGACCGTGGCCGGTGTGCTGTGGGATCCGTTCGCGGCGCCCGCGCTCGTGCTGTGCACCGTCGCGTCCGTCGAGCATCCGAGGCGGTCGGCCCGCGCGCTCGGCGGGTGCGTGGCCGCCGTGACCGCCGCCGCAGTGCTCGGTGAGGTCGTCCACTCCCGGTACGGCCTCGCGGTCGCCGCCGGCTGGACGGCGGCGGCCTGGGTGCTGCTCGGCTGCGGCTGGCTGGTCGGCCACCTGCTGCGGCGCCGCAGGTGGAACGCGGCGTGCCTGGCCGAGCAGCGGGGGCACCGGATCCTGGCGGACGAACGGCTCCGGATCGCCCGCGAACTCCACGACGTGGTCACGCACGGCATGGGGATGATCGCCGTCAAGGCGGGGGTCGCCAACCACATCGCCGAGACGCGTCCCGACGAGGCCCGCGAGGCGCTTCAGGTGATCGAGACGACCAGCCGCGACGCCCTGGCCGAGATGCGGCGCCTGCTCGACATGCTCCGCCACGACGTGCCGGGCACCGACCTCACCCAGCCGGGCATCGACGGTCTCCAGGATCTGGCCCAGCAGGTCCGGGCCGCTGGGGTCGAGGTCGAGCTTGCGGTGTCCGCCAAGCACGCTCTTCCCGAGGCGCTCCAGCTCACCGTCTACCGGATCGTCCAGGAAGCGCTCACCAACGTGGTCAAGCACGCGGCCCCCACCCGCTGCCAGGCCGCGGTGGACGTCACGGCACGCCAGGTGAGCATCCAGGTGGCCGACGACGGCACGGGCCGCCCGCCCCTGAAACCGGCGCCCGGCGGGCACGGGCTGGTCGGGATGCGCGAACGTGTCGCCATGTACGGCGGGACCTTCAGCGCCGGGCCCCGCGCCGGGGGCGGCTTCGCGGTCGCCGCCACCCTCCCGCACGGCGGCGACCGGTGA